The Thermodesulfobacteriota bacterium genomic interval ATTGCGAGGAGCAAACCGACGAAGCAATCTAAAACTAGAGATTGCTTCGCTTCGTTCGCAATGACATAATACAAGAGTCATTACCGCAAGAGATATGATGAATAAAGACAAGAAATTCTATCTAAGGAGTGTGAGGTAAGATTGGCTGGAAAAATTCCACAATTTAAGACTGATAAAGAGGAGGCTGAGTTTTGGGACACTCATTCGGCCGTTGATTTGTTGGATGAGATCCTAGAGGTAGAAGAACCCATTGAACTCTCAGACCGGCTCAAAGGAGAAATTCGCAAAAAGAGCAATAGAACCAAGATTTCCATAAGAGTTAACCCAGAGCACATAAACCTGGCTAAGATATTAGCAAAATCCAAGGGAATTCCGTATCAAACACTGGTACAGATATGGATAGTTGAGGGGTTAAAACGCGAGCTTAGGGAAGAGTTAAAATAAATATGAAAAGGGTATCCATTTATCTTGACGAAGATCAAATTAACTTTCTAGACAGGGAGTCTGAGAGGAAAGACATGAGCATAGCTAAGTACATAAGGGAATTAGTGCAAAGAGAGATGGCCAAAGAAAAGGAACGGAGAAAAGATCCATTCTGGAAAATTGGAGAGGACGAATTCTCGACCGGCAATAAAAGAGGTTCGATAGAGCATGATAAAATCATATACCGTCCGAAATGGGTGAACACATAAGAAAGAGTCCGGGGATAATTGCCTTTAATAGAGTAAGTGCTGAAGATGAGAATCGGACATGGGAAATAGCGAAGAGCTATAAGGATAAAACCTTCTCATTCACCGACTGCACCAGTTTTTCGATATGTGAACGCCTTGAAATAAAAGACGTGTTTGCCTTCGATGAGCACTTCATGCGGTACGACAAATTCAATGTTTTGCCATGAAGCATTTTTAGGTCTTTCCAGAGTAGGAATTCGGGTCTAGCAACTTCTTAACTATTCTTCAACTTAGTTAATCATATTTAATTTTTATAACTGTATTTCAATCAGAGGGAGAGCGATGTCCCTCATTTGCCTAATTTTTGGTCACGGATACGAAATTTCGTGACGCCTCTTTGGTATTACACTGTGGAATAATGCACAGTTTTAAAGTGGCAAAAATGAAATTGACATGATTTCA includes:
- a CDS encoding CopG family antitoxin — encoded protein: MAGKIPQFKTDKEEAEFWDTHSAVDLLDEILEVEEPIELSDRLKGEIRKKSNRTKISIRVNPEHINLAKILAKSKGIPYQTLVQIWIVEGLKRELREELK
- a CDS encoding CopG family transcriptional regulator encodes the protein MKRVSIYLDEDQINFLDRESERKDMSIAKYIRELVQREMAKEKERRKDPFWKIGEDEFSTGNKRGSIEHDKIIYRPKWVNT